Part of the Spirochaeta lutea genome is shown below.
GGGAGGAGCGACGGATTGCCACCTCGATGAAGATCTCCGGTCTGCCCAAGGGACTGTACCTGGAGAACTTCGACTACATGTTTCAACCGTCGGTGGAAAAACACAAGGTGGACTTTCTCGCCACCTGCGATTTCATCAGGCAGAAGGAAAACCTTCTGTTCTTCGGTCCTCCGGGGGTGGGCAAGACCCATCTGGCAACTGGCCTTGCTGTTAAAGCAGTTGAGCTGGGCTATAGCGTGATTTACTATACCGTCGAAGAACTGCTCTCCCAGTTGAAGCGACGAAGTGATACCCCTATTTCCCGACAACGCCGCCAAGCATACAGTAAAAATGCACTGGTGGTTCTGGATGAGCTTGGGTACCAGGCGATGG
Proteins encoded:
- the istB gene encoding IS21-like element helper ATPase IstB, coding for MGPFQTDSAIREKQNPLEFFERVLSVEMDAREERRIATSMKISGLPKGLYLENFDYMFQPSVEKHKVDFLATCDFIRQKENLLFFGPPGVGKTHLATGLAVKAVELGYSVIYYTVEELLSQLKRRSDTPISRQRRQAYSKNALVVLDELGYQAMDRQETHLFFQFVNLRYQKGSVIITSNRSVKDWATIFANDHMATTAILDRLFHRSHIFNIDGNSYRL